A stretch of the Streptococcus oralis genome encodes the following:
- a CDS encoding bifunctional Cof-type HAD-IIB family hydrolase/peptidylprolyl isomerase, whose product MDAKLKYKAKKIKIIFFDIDDTLRTSKTGFIPATIPTVFKQLREKGILTGIASGRGIFGVVSEIRELKPDFFVTLNGGYIEDKKGKVIYQHQIDKSDVEEYVSWTKEEGIEYGLVGSHDAKLSTRTELISEAIDPIYPNLDVDPNFHEKADIYQMWTFEDRGDDLRLPDSLSGKLRMVRWHEHSSDIVPISGSKATGVAKVVEYLGLKPENVMVFGDGLNDLELFDYAGISIAMGVSHEKIKEKADYITKTVEEDGIFDALEGFGMVEKELHFPQVEIETVEGPLATIKTNHGDLRIKLFPEHAPKTVANFVALSKDGYYDGVIFHRIIKDFMIQGGDPTGTGMGGESIYGQAFEDEFSEELYNIRGALSMANAGPNTNGSQFFIVQNQHLPYSKKEIARGGWPEPIAEIYAEQGGTPHLDRRHTVFGQLVDAESFAVLDAIAAVETGAMDKPVKDVVIETIEIED is encoded by the coding sequence ATGGATGCGAAATTAAAATACAAGGCAAAGAAGATTAAAATCATCTTTTTTGATATTGATGATACCTTACGTACGTCAAAGACAGGTTTTATTCCAGCTACAATTCCCACTGTCTTTAAACAGTTACGTGAGAAAGGAATTTTAACAGGAATTGCCTCTGGTCGTGGTATTTTCGGTGTTGTTTCAGAGATTCGTGAGCTCAAACCTGACTTTTTTGTAACCCTAAATGGGGGCTATATAGAAGATAAAAAAGGGAAGGTGATTTATCAGCATCAGATTGACAAGTCAGATGTTGAGGAGTATGTCTCTTGGACGAAGGAAGAGGGAATTGAGTATGGCTTGGTTGGCAGTCATGACGCCAAACTTTCTACTCGAACAGAACTGATCAGTGAGGCTATTGACCCGATTTATCCAAACTTGGATGTGGATCCTAACTTCCATGAAAAAGCAGATATTTACCAGATGTGGACCTTTGAAGATAGAGGGGATGACTTGCGGTTACCAGATAGTCTCTCTGGTAAACTTCGCATGGTGCGTTGGCATGAACATTCATCTGATATCGTACCGATTTCAGGATCCAAAGCAACTGGTGTTGCCAAGGTTGTAGAATATCTAGGCTTGAAACCAGAAAATGTTATGGTCTTTGGAGATGGGCTCAATGACTTGGAACTCTTTGATTATGCTGGAATCAGTATTGCTATGGGAGTTTCCCATGAAAAAATCAAAGAAAAAGCAGATTATATTACAAAAACAGTAGAAGAAGATGGTATTTTTGATGCCTTAGAAGGATTTGGTATGGTAGAAAAAGAATTGCATTTCCCACAAGTAGAAATTGAAACAGTAGAAGGTCCTCTTGCGACCATTAAGACAAATCACGGAGACTTGCGTATCAAGCTCTTCCCTGAACATGCTCCTAAAACAGTAGCCAACTTTGTTGCTCTGTCAAAAGACGGTTACTATGATGGTGTGATTTTCCACCGTATTATCAAGGACTTTATGATCCAAGGTGGAGACCCAACTGGTACTGGTATGGGTGGTGAGTCAATTTATGGACAAGCTTTTGAAGATGAATTTTCTGAAGAACTTTATAATATCCGTGGCGCCCTTTCTATGGCCAATGCGGGTCCAAATACCAATGGTAGCCAGTTCTTTATCGTGCAAAACCAACATTTGCCGTACTCTAAGAAAGAGATTGCGCGTGGTGGCTGGCCTGAACCAATTGCTGAGATTTATGCAGAACAAGGTGGAACTCCTCACCTTGACCGTCGCCATACTGTTTTTGGGCAATTGGTGGACGCAGAATCGTTTGCGGTCTTGGATGCCATTGCAGCTGTTGAGACAGGTGCAATGGACAAGCCAGTTAAAGATGTAGTAATTGAAACGATTGAAATTGAGGACTAG
- a CDS encoding tRNA1(Val) (adenine(37)-N6)-methyltransferase: MKEEQLLKPGERINQLFSTDIKIIQNREVFSYSVDSVLLSRFPRFPKRGLIVDFCAGNGAVGLFASSRTQARIISVEIQERLADMAERSVQLNGLEEQMQVICDDLKNMPAHIQGSKVDMILCNPPYFKVDPHSNLNESEHYLLARHEITTNLKEICRSAQSILKSNGRLAMVHRPDRLLDILDMLQRHNLAPKRLQFVYPKREKEANMLLIEAIKDGSTSGFKVLPPLIVHNDDGSYTPEIQEIYYGS; this comes from the coding sequence ATGAAAGAAGAACAGTTGTTAAAACCAGGAGAGCGAATCAATCAGCTCTTTTCAACAGATATCAAGATCATTCAAAATAGAGAGGTGTTTAGCTATTCGGTGGATAGTGTTCTTTTATCACGCTTTCCTCGCTTCCCTAAACGGGGGTTAATTGTGGACTTTTGTGCTGGAAATGGTGCAGTGGGACTTTTTGCTAGTTCACGTACTCAGGCGCGGATAATATCTGTGGAGATTCAGGAGCGTTTGGCGGATATGGCAGAGCGTTCGGTTCAGTTGAATGGCTTGGAAGAGCAGATGCAGGTCATCTGTGATGATTTGAAAAATATGCCTGCCCACATTCAGGGAAGTAAGGTGGATATGATTTTGTGTAATCCGCCTTATTTTAAGGTGGATCCGCATTCTAATCTGAACGAGAGTGAACATTACCTTCTGGCCAGACACGAAATTACGACTAACCTGAAAGAAATTTGCCGTAGTGCTCAGAGTATTCTCAAGTCTAATGGCCGTTTGGCCATGGTTCATCGTCCAGATCGACTTTTGGATATTCTAGACATGCTTCAACGCCATAATTTGGCCCCCAAGCGCCTGCAATTTGTCTATCCTAAACGTGAGAAGGAGGCCAATATGCTCTTAATCGAAGCTATCAAGGATGGATCGACCAGTGGCTTTAAGGTCTTGCCACCTCTCATCGTTCACAATGATGATGGTTCCTATACACCAGAAATTCAAGAGATTTACTATGGATCATAA
- a CDS encoding S1 RNA-binding domain-containing protein, producing MKIGDKLTGRITGIQPYGAFVELETGVTGLIHISEIRTGFIENIYDILKIGDEVQVQVVDFDEYTGKASLSIRTLEEEKHQLPRRRRFSNDRIKHGFAPLGRMMPVWTREALEHLKKKP from the coding sequence ATGAAAATTGGTGATAAGCTAACTGGGCGTATTACGGGAATTCAGCCCTATGGTGCCTTTGTCGAGTTAGAGACAGGGGTGACAGGGCTGATTCACATCTCGGAAATCCGAACGGGATTTATTGAGAATATCTATGATATTTTAAAAATTGGTGATGAGGTTCAAGTACAGGTGGTGGATTTTGACGAATACACTGGGAAGGCTAGTCTTTCTATCCGTACTTTGGAAGAGGAGAAACATCAATTGCCAAGACGGAGACGTTTTTCAAATGATCGTATCAAGCACGGTTTTGCACCACTTGGACGAATGATGCCTGTTTGGACGCGTGAGGCACTTGAGCATTTAAAGAAGAAACCATAA
- a CDS encoding manganese-dependent inorganic pyrophosphatase, protein MSKILVFGHQNPDSDAIGSSVAFAYLAKEAYGLDTEAVALGTPNEETAYVLNYFGVEAPRVITSAKAEGVEQVILTDHNEFQQSVSDIAEVEVYGVVDHHRVANFETASPLYMRLEPVGSASSIVYRMFKEHGVAVPKEIAGLMLSGLISDTLLLKSPTTHPSDKVIAPELAELAGVNLEEYGLAMLKAGTNLASKSAEELIDIDAKTFELNGNKVRVAQVNTVDIAEVLERQAEIEAAMQAANAANGYSDFVLMITDIVNSNSEILALGSNMDKVEAAFNFKLENNHAFLAGAVSRKKQVVPQLTESFNG, encoded by the coding sequence ATGTCTAAGATTCTAGTATTTGGTCACCAAAATCCAGACTCAGATGCCATCGGGTCATCTGTAGCCTTTGCTTATCTTGCAAAAGAGGCTTATGGATTGGACACAGAAGCAGTAGCACTTGGAACACCAAACGAAGAAACAGCCTATGTATTGAACTATTTTGGTGTTGAAGCACCACGCGTCATCACATCAGCTAAAGCAGAAGGTGTAGAGCAAGTTATCTTAACGGACCACAATGAATTCCAACAGTCTGTATCAGATATCGCTGAAGTAGAAGTTTACGGTGTTGTAGACCACCACCGTGTAGCTAACTTTGAAACTGCAAGCCCACTCTACATGCGTTTGGAACCAGTTGGATCTGCGTCTTCAATCGTTTACCGCATGTTCAAAGAACACGGTGTAGCTGTTCCTAAAGAAATCGCAGGTTTGATGCTTTCAGGTTTGATTTCAGATACTCTTCTTTTGAAATCACCAACAACTCACCCATCTGACAAAGTCATTGCTCCTGAATTGGCTGAATTAGCTGGTGTCAACTTGGAAGAGTACGGTCTTGCTATGCTCAAGGCTGGTACGAACTTGGCAAGCAAATCTGCTGAGGAATTGATTGACATCGATGCTAAGACCTTTGAACTCAATGGAAATAAGGTTCGTGTTGCCCAAGTCAATACTGTTGATATTGCTGAAGTCTTGGAACGCCAAGCTGAAATCGAAGCAGCAATGCAAGCAGCTAATGCAGCAAATGGCTACTCAGATTTTGTTTTGATGATTACAGACATCGTCAACTCAAACTCAGAAATCCTTGCTCTTGGATCAAACATGGACAAGGTGGAAGCAGCTTTCAACTTCAAACTTGAAAACAACCACGCTTTCCTTGCTGGTGCCGTTTCACGTAAGAAACAAGTGGTACCTCAATTGACTGAAAGCTTTAATGGGTAA
- a CDS encoding GIY-YIG nuclease family protein, protein MDHKAYMYVVECRDGSYYTGYTTDVKRRLAVHNSGKGAKYTRARLPVKLIYVEGFATKEEAMSAEALLKRKKRLQKERFLSENQEKNLVNHIDV, encoded by the coding sequence ATGGATCATAAGGCATATATGTACGTGGTGGAGTGCCGCGACGGTTCTTACTATACGGGCTATACAACGGATGTGAAGAGGCGCCTTGCCGTTCATAATAGTGGTAAGGGAGCCAAGTATACCCGAGCTCGATTACCAGTCAAACTTATCTATGTAGAGGGTTTTGCCACTAAGGAAGAAGCCATGTCTGCTGAAGCTCTCCTCAAACGCAAGAAACGTCTACAGAAAGAACGATTTTTATCCGAAAATCAAGAGAAAAATCTAGTCAATCATATTGATGTCTAA
- a CDS encoding glycosyl hydrolase family 8 produces MKTNKLKYVWFVLILSIFCLTLFLARGRTKIEMRNRIYSQWSQQFLVTKGDQSYVRTTNDSEETTVLSEAQSYGMLITVLAAQKGQATQADFDSLYRYYQNHRIEGTQLMSWKQVIKNGSETVKKQNATDGDLYIAYSLIEASKQWPDKAQEYQEQAKKILEDILRYNYNKETGVLTVGNWANKNSDYYYLMRTSDTLPHYFQSFYDLTGNKQWLDIKDKMLGQLEQISSQSDTGLLPDFIWAEKSGARLVDANTIESQYDGAYSYNACRLPYHLSQSQDERSQKLVQKMMDFFMKEQRIYAGYDLNGTALNQYQAGSFLAPITYASDKGEGYLKLLQQNKYIFTQDLPLDNYYDATMITMIALEMF; encoded by the coding sequence ATGAAAACAAATAAATTAAAATATGTCTGGTTTGTGCTCATCCTATCTATCTTTTGTTTAACTTTGTTTTTGGCAAGAGGAAGGACTAAAATCGAGATGCGTAATCGAATTTACAGTCAATGGAGTCAACAGTTCCTTGTTACAAAAGGCGATCAGTCTTATGTTCGTACGACGAATGATTCTGAGGAAACGACAGTTCTATCAGAAGCTCAAAGTTACGGCATGCTCATAACGGTTTTAGCAGCCCAAAAAGGACAAGCAACACAAGCAGATTTTGATAGCCTTTATCGCTATTATCAAAATCATCGCATAGAGGGAACGCAGTTAATGTCTTGGAAACAAGTGATCAAAAATGGTAGTGAAACGGTCAAAAAGCAAAATGCAACTGATGGAGATCTCTACATTGCTTATTCCTTGATTGAAGCTTCTAAGCAGTGGCCAGATAAAGCACAGGAATACCAAGAACAGGCTAAAAAAATCTTAGAAGATATTCTTCGATACAATTACAATAAAGAGACAGGTGTTTTAACAGTAGGGAACTGGGCAAATAAGAATTCCGATTATTATTACTTGATGCGTACGTCTGACACCTTACCTCACTATTTCCAATCTTTTTATGACCTGACTGGAAATAAACAGTGGTTAGACATTAAGGATAAGATGCTTGGCCAACTAGAGCAAATCAGTTCTCAATCTGATACGGGTCTCTTGCCAGACTTTATCTGGGCTGAGAAGTCTGGGGCACGTCTTGTTGATGCCAACACTATCGAATCTCAATACGATGGGGCGTACTCTTATAACGCTTGTCGTTTGCCATATCACTTGTCACAGAGTCAGGATGAAAGAAGCCAAAAACTCGTTCAAAAGATGATGGATTTCTTTATGAAAGAGCAACGCATTTATGCTGGTTATGACTTGAACGGAACGGCCCTCAATCAATACCAGGCAGGTAGTTTCTTGGCACCGATTACCTATGCATCTGACAAGGGAGAAGGTTATCTGAAACTTCTTCAGCAAAATAAATACATTTTCACACAAGATTTACCTTTGGACAACTACTATGATGCAACGATGATTACCATGATTGCTCTAGAGATGTTCTAG